From one Musa acuminata AAA Group cultivar baxijiao chromosome BXJ2-6, Cavendish_Baxijiao_AAA, whole genome shotgun sequence genomic stretch:
- the LOC135615725 gene encoding myb-related protein 2-like isoform X1, translating into MFQHQPHQGHNNLLSPRTTFPSERQLFLQRGNTAGEPGLVLSTDAKPRLKWNPELHERFVEAVNQLGGADKATPKTIMRLMGIPGLTLYHLKSHLQKYRLGKNLLAQTNTGSTKNVIGCTLAAEKTSEGNGSSMNIAAPTNNFRTMQINEALQMQIEVQRQLHEQLEVQRHLQLQIEAQGKYLQSVLEKAQETLGKQNLGSAGLEVAKFQLSELVSKVSGECFSDPFPGLEENPRLHMFQLNPAQLADCSVDSCLTSSEGSQREQDTHAAIMGLRVSHQDFPLYVKQFGEHTRLEQTQNAWHGDLSKQKTFTSSILRDSQRASFPIQRDLNIIQASVKPQREIRDSGTVPEARKKDRDDEDMFLEHTSSKRAAVKQESRKQSDGFELPCLTTDLELKIHEDTEGASSCKKFDLNGFSWN; encoded by the exons ATGTTTCAGCATCAACCTCATCAAGGCCACAATAATCTCCTTTCTCCTAGGACGACATTTCCTTCAGAAAGGCAATTGTTTCTGCAAAGAGGAAATACTGCAGGAGAGCCAGGACTGGTTCTTTCAACTGATGCCAAGCCTAGACTTAAATGGAACCCTGAGCTCCATGAGAGATTTGTGGAGGCGGTGAATCAACTTGGTGGAGCAGACA AGGCTACTCCAAAAACAATCATGAGACTCATGGGCATTCCAGGATTAACTTTGTACCACCTAAAAAGTCATCTTCAG AAATACAGGCTTGGTAAAAACCTCCTGGCTCAAACAAATACCGGAAGTACCAAGAATG TTATTGGATGTACACTAGCAGCAGAGAAAACATCAGAGGGCAATGGATCATCAATGAACATCGCAGCCCCGACAAATAA TTTCAGAACCATGCAGATTAATGAAGCACTCCAAATGCAAATTGAAGTACAAAGACAATTACATGAACAACTTGAG GTGCAAAGACACTTACAACTCCAAATAGAGGCACAGGGAAAGTATTTGCAGTCAGTGCTAGAGAAGGCCCAAGAGACTCTTGGGAAGCAGAACTTGGGCTCCGCAGGGCTAGAAGTTGCCAAATTCCAACTCTCCGAACTGGTCTCTAAAGTCTCAGGTGAATGCTTCAGCGACCCATTTCCAGGTCTGGAAGAAAATCCTCGCCTGCATATGTTTCAACTAAACCCAGCTCAACTTGCTGATTGTTCAGTAGATAGTTGCTTGACATCGTCTGAGGGATCACAAAGGGAGCAAGATACACATGCTGCCATTATGGGATTAAGAGTCTCTCATCAAGATTTTCCTTTATACGTGAAACAATTCGGAGAGCACACCAGGCTTGAACAGACACAAAATGCATGGCATGGTGATTTGAGTAAGCAGAAGACTTTTACTTCATCAAttttaagagattcacaaaggGCATCTTTCCCAATCCAGAGGGACCTAAACATTATACAAGCCAGTGTTAagcctcaaagagaaattagggaCAGTGGAACTGTTCCTGAGGCACGAAAGAAGGACAGAGATGATGAAGACATGTTTCTTGAACACACAAGCAGCAAGAGAGCAGCAGTCAAACAGGAGAGTCGAAAGCAATCAGACGGGTTTGAACTGCCATGTCTTACAACAGACCTAGAACTGAAAATCCATGAAGACACTGAAGGTGCTTCAAGTTGTAAAAAATTTGACCTGAATGGCTTCAGTTGGAACTGA
- the LOC135615725 gene encoding myb-related protein 2-like isoform X4 translates to MFQHQPHQGHNNLLSPRTTFPSERQLFLQRGNTAGEPGLVLSTDAKPRLKWNPELHERFVEAVNQLGGADKATPKTIMRLMGIPGLTLYHLKSHLQKYRLGKNLLAQTNTGSTKNVIGCTLAAEKTSEGNGSSMNIAAPTNNFRTMQINEALQMQIEVQRQLHEQLEVQRHLQLQIEAQGKYLQSVLEKAQETLGKQNLGSAGLEVAKFQLSELVSKVSDSCLTSSEGSQREQDTHAAIMGLRVSHQDFPLYVKQFGEHTRLEQTQNAWHGDLSKQKTFTSSILRDSQRASFPIQRDLNIIQASVKPQREIRDSGTVPEARKKDRDDEDMFLEHTSSKRAAVKQESRKQSDGFELPCLTTDLELKIHEDTEGASSCKKFDLNGFSWN, encoded by the exons ATGTTTCAGCATCAACCTCATCAAGGCCACAATAATCTCCTTTCTCCTAGGACGACATTTCCTTCAGAAAGGCAATTGTTTCTGCAAAGAGGAAATACTGCAGGAGAGCCAGGACTGGTTCTTTCAACTGATGCCAAGCCTAGACTTAAATGGAACCCTGAGCTCCATGAGAGATTTGTGGAGGCGGTGAATCAACTTGGTGGAGCAGACA AGGCTACTCCAAAAACAATCATGAGACTCATGGGCATTCCAGGATTAACTTTGTACCACCTAAAAAGTCATCTTCAG AAATACAGGCTTGGTAAAAACCTCCTGGCTCAAACAAATACCGGAAGTACCAAGAATG TTATTGGATGTACACTAGCAGCAGAGAAAACATCAGAGGGCAATGGATCATCAATGAACATCGCAGCCCCGACAAATAA TTTCAGAACCATGCAGATTAATGAAGCACTCCAAATGCAAATTGAAGTACAAAGACAATTACATGAACAACTTGAG GTGCAAAGACACTTACAACTCCAAATAGAGGCACAGGGAAAGTATTTGCAGTCAGTGCTAGAGAAGGCCCAAGAGACTCTTGGGAAGCAGAACTTGGGCTCCGCAGGGCTAGAAGTTGCCAAATTCCAACTCTCCGAACTGGTCTCTAAAGTCTCAG ATAGTTGCTTGACATCGTCTGAGGGATCACAAAGGGAGCAAGATACACATGCTGCCATTATGGGATTAAGAGTCTCTCATCAAGATTTTCCTTTATACGTGAAACAATTCGGAGAGCACACCAGGCTTGAACAGACACAAAATGCATGGCATGGTGATTTGAGTAAGCAGAAGACTTTTACTTCATCAAttttaagagattcacaaaggGCATCTTTCCCAATCCAGAGGGACCTAAACATTATACAAGCCAGTGTTAagcctcaaagagaaattagggaCAGTGGAACTGTTCCTGAGGCACGAAAGAAGGACAGAGATGATGAAGACATGTTTCTTGAACACACAAGCAGCAAGAGAGCAGCAGTCAAACAGGAGAGTCGAAAGCAATCAGACGGGTTTGAACTGCCATGTCTTACAACAGACCTAGAACTGAAAATCCATGAAGACACTGAAGGTGCTTCAAGTTGTAAAAAATTTGACCTGAATGGCTTCAGTTGGAACTGA
- the LOC135615725 gene encoding myb-related protein 2-like isoform X3 produces MFQHQPHQGHNNLLSPRTTFPSERQLFLQRGNTAGEPGLVLSTDAKPRLKWNPELHERFVEAVNQLGGADKATPKTIMRLMGIPGLTLYHLKSHLQKYRLGKNLLAQTNTGSTKNVIGCTLAAEKTSEGNGSSMNIAAPTNNFRTMQINEALQMQIEVQRQLHEQLEVQRHLQLQIEAQGKYLQSVLEKAQETLGKQNLGSAGLEVAKFQLSELVSKVSVDSCLTSSEGSQREQDTHAAIMGLRVSHQDFPLYVKQFGEHTRLEQTQNAWHGDLSKQKTFTSSILRDSQRASFPIQRDLNIIQASVKPQREIRDSGTVPEARKKDRDDEDMFLEHTSSKRAAVKQESRKQSDGFELPCLTTDLELKIHEDTEGASSCKKFDLNGFSWN; encoded by the exons ATGTTTCAGCATCAACCTCATCAAGGCCACAATAATCTCCTTTCTCCTAGGACGACATTTCCTTCAGAAAGGCAATTGTTTCTGCAAAGAGGAAATACTGCAGGAGAGCCAGGACTGGTTCTTTCAACTGATGCCAAGCCTAGACTTAAATGGAACCCTGAGCTCCATGAGAGATTTGTGGAGGCGGTGAATCAACTTGGTGGAGCAGACA AGGCTACTCCAAAAACAATCATGAGACTCATGGGCATTCCAGGATTAACTTTGTACCACCTAAAAAGTCATCTTCAG AAATACAGGCTTGGTAAAAACCTCCTGGCTCAAACAAATACCGGAAGTACCAAGAATG TTATTGGATGTACACTAGCAGCAGAGAAAACATCAGAGGGCAATGGATCATCAATGAACATCGCAGCCCCGACAAATAA TTTCAGAACCATGCAGATTAATGAAGCACTCCAAATGCAAATTGAAGTACAAAGACAATTACATGAACAACTTGAG GTGCAAAGACACTTACAACTCCAAATAGAGGCACAGGGAAAGTATTTGCAGTCAGTGCTAGAGAAGGCCCAAGAGACTCTTGGGAAGCAGAACTTGGGCTCCGCAGGGCTAGAAGTTGCCAAATTCCAACTCTCCGAACTGGTCTCTAAAGTCTCAG TAGATAGTTGCTTGACATCGTCTGAGGGATCACAAAGGGAGCAAGATACACATGCTGCCATTATGGGATTAAGAGTCTCTCATCAAGATTTTCCTTTATACGTGAAACAATTCGGAGAGCACACCAGGCTTGAACAGACACAAAATGCATGGCATGGTGATTTGAGTAAGCAGAAGACTTTTACTTCATCAAttttaagagattcacaaaggGCATCTTTCCCAATCCAGAGGGACCTAAACATTATACAAGCCAGTGTTAagcctcaaagagaaattagggaCAGTGGAACTGTTCCTGAGGCACGAAAGAAGGACAGAGATGATGAAGACATGTTTCTTGAACACACAAGCAGCAAGAGAGCAGCAGTCAAACAGGAGAGTCGAAAGCAATCAGACGGGTTTGAACTGCCATGTCTTACAACAGACCTAGAACTGAAAATCCATGAAGACACTGAAGGTGCTTCAAGTTGTAAAAAATTTGACCTGAATGGCTTCAGTTGGAACTGA
- the LOC135615725 gene encoding myb-related protein 2-like isoform X2, producing the protein MFQHQPHQGHNNLLSPRTTFPSERQLFLQRGNTAGEPGLVLSTDAKPRLKWNPELHERFVEAVNQLGGADKATPKTIMRLMGIPGLTLYHLKSHLQKYRLGKNLLAQTNTGSTKNVIGCTLAAEKTSEGNGSSMNIAAPTNKTMQINEALQMQIEVQRQLHEQLEVQRHLQLQIEAQGKYLQSVLEKAQETLGKQNLGSAGLEVAKFQLSELVSKVSGECFSDPFPGLEENPRLHMFQLNPAQLADCSVDSCLTSSEGSQREQDTHAAIMGLRVSHQDFPLYVKQFGEHTRLEQTQNAWHGDLSKQKTFTSSILRDSQRASFPIQRDLNIIQASVKPQREIRDSGTVPEARKKDRDDEDMFLEHTSSKRAAVKQESRKQSDGFELPCLTTDLELKIHEDTEGASSCKKFDLNGFSWN; encoded by the exons ATGTTTCAGCATCAACCTCATCAAGGCCACAATAATCTCCTTTCTCCTAGGACGACATTTCCTTCAGAAAGGCAATTGTTTCTGCAAAGAGGAAATACTGCAGGAGAGCCAGGACTGGTTCTTTCAACTGATGCCAAGCCTAGACTTAAATGGAACCCTGAGCTCCATGAGAGATTTGTGGAGGCGGTGAATCAACTTGGTGGAGCAGACA AGGCTACTCCAAAAACAATCATGAGACTCATGGGCATTCCAGGATTAACTTTGTACCACCTAAAAAGTCATCTTCAG AAATACAGGCTTGGTAAAAACCTCCTGGCTCAAACAAATACCGGAAGTACCAAGAATG TTATTGGATGTACACTAGCAGCAGAGAAAACATCAGAGGGCAATGGATCATCAATGAACATCGCAGCCCCGACAAATAA AACCATGCAGATTAATGAAGCACTCCAAATGCAAATTGAAGTACAAAGACAATTACATGAACAACTTGAG GTGCAAAGACACTTACAACTCCAAATAGAGGCACAGGGAAAGTATTTGCAGTCAGTGCTAGAGAAGGCCCAAGAGACTCTTGGGAAGCAGAACTTGGGCTCCGCAGGGCTAGAAGTTGCCAAATTCCAACTCTCCGAACTGGTCTCTAAAGTCTCAGGTGAATGCTTCAGCGACCCATTTCCAGGTCTGGAAGAAAATCCTCGCCTGCATATGTTTCAACTAAACCCAGCTCAACTTGCTGATTGTTCAGTAGATAGTTGCTTGACATCGTCTGAGGGATCACAAAGGGAGCAAGATACACATGCTGCCATTATGGGATTAAGAGTCTCTCATCAAGATTTTCCTTTATACGTGAAACAATTCGGAGAGCACACCAGGCTTGAACAGACACAAAATGCATGGCATGGTGATTTGAGTAAGCAGAAGACTTTTACTTCATCAAttttaagagattcacaaaggGCATCTTTCCCAATCCAGAGGGACCTAAACATTATACAAGCCAGTGTTAagcctcaaagagaaattagggaCAGTGGAACTGTTCCTGAGGCACGAAAGAAGGACAGAGATGATGAAGACATGTTTCTTGAACACACAAGCAGCAAGAGAGCAGCAGTCAAACAGGAGAGTCGAAAGCAATCAGACGGGTTTGAACTGCCATGTCTTACAACAGACCTAGAACTGAAAATCCATGAAGACACTGAAGGTGCTTCAAGTTGTAAAAAATTTGACCTGAATGGCTTCAGTTGGAACTGA
- the LOC135615725 gene encoding myb-related protein 2-like isoform X6 produces MFQHQPHQGHNNLLSPRTTFPSERQLFLQRGNTAGEPGLVLSTDAKPRLKWNPELHERFVEAVNQLGGADIIGCTLAAEKTSEGNGSSMNIAAPTNKTMQINEALQMQIEVQRQLHEQLEVQRHLQLQIEAQGKYLQSVLEKAQETLGKQNLGSAGLEVAKFQLSELVSKVSGECFSDPFPGLEENPRLHMFQLNPAQLADCSVDSCLTSSEGSQREQDTHAAIMGLRVSHQDFPLYVKQFGEHTRLEQTQNAWHGDLSKQKTFTSSILRDSQRASFPIQRDLNIIQASVKPQREIRDSGTVPEARKKDRDDEDMFLEHTSSKRAAVKQESRKQSDGFELPCLTTDLELKIHEDTEGASSCKKFDLNGFSWN; encoded by the exons ATGTTTCAGCATCAACCTCATCAAGGCCACAATAATCTCCTTTCTCCTAGGACGACATTTCCTTCAGAAAGGCAATTGTTTCTGCAAAGAGGAAATACTGCAGGAGAGCCAGGACTGGTTCTTTCAACTGATGCCAAGCCTAGACTTAAATGGAACCCTGAGCTCCATGAGAGATTTGTGGAGGCGGTGAATCAACTTGGTGGAGCAGACA TTATTGGATGTACACTAGCAGCAGAGAAAACATCAGAGGGCAATGGATCATCAATGAACATCGCAGCCCCGACAAATAA AACCATGCAGATTAATGAAGCACTCCAAATGCAAATTGAAGTACAAAGACAATTACATGAACAACTTGAG GTGCAAAGACACTTACAACTCCAAATAGAGGCACAGGGAAAGTATTTGCAGTCAGTGCTAGAGAAGGCCCAAGAGACTCTTGGGAAGCAGAACTTGGGCTCCGCAGGGCTAGAAGTTGCCAAATTCCAACTCTCCGAACTGGTCTCTAAAGTCTCAGGTGAATGCTTCAGCGACCCATTTCCAGGTCTGGAAGAAAATCCTCGCCTGCATATGTTTCAACTAAACCCAGCTCAACTTGCTGATTGTTCAGTAGATAGTTGCTTGACATCGTCTGAGGGATCACAAAGGGAGCAAGATACACATGCTGCCATTATGGGATTAAGAGTCTCTCATCAAGATTTTCCTTTATACGTGAAACAATTCGGAGAGCACACCAGGCTTGAACAGACACAAAATGCATGGCATGGTGATTTGAGTAAGCAGAAGACTTTTACTTCATCAAttttaagagattcacaaaggGCATCTTTCCCAATCCAGAGGGACCTAAACATTATACAAGCCAGTGTTAagcctcaaagagaaattagggaCAGTGGAACTGTTCCTGAGGCACGAAAGAAGGACAGAGATGATGAAGACATGTTTCTTGAACACACAAGCAGCAAGAGAGCAGCAGTCAAACAGGAGAGTCGAAAGCAATCAGACGGGTTTGAACTGCCATGTCTTACAACAGACCTAGAACTGAAAATCCATGAAGACACTGAAGGTGCTTCAAGTTGTAAAAAATTTGACCTGAATGGCTTCAGTTGGAACTGA
- the LOC135615725 gene encoding myb-related protein 2-like isoform X5: MFQHQPHQGHNNLLSPRTTFPSERQLFLQRGNTAGEPGLVLSTDAKPRLKWNPELHERFVEAVNQLGGADIIGCTLAAEKTSEGNGSSMNIAAPTNNFRTMQINEALQMQIEVQRQLHEQLEVQRHLQLQIEAQGKYLQSVLEKAQETLGKQNLGSAGLEVAKFQLSELVSKVSGECFSDPFPGLEENPRLHMFQLNPAQLADCSVDSCLTSSEGSQREQDTHAAIMGLRVSHQDFPLYVKQFGEHTRLEQTQNAWHGDLSKQKTFTSSILRDSQRASFPIQRDLNIIQASVKPQREIRDSGTVPEARKKDRDDEDMFLEHTSSKRAAVKQESRKQSDGFELPCLTTDLELKIHEDTEGASSCKKFDLNGFSWN, translated from the exons ATGTTTCAGCATCAACCTCATCAAGGCCACAATAATCTCCTTTCTCCTAGGACGACATTTCCTTCAGAAAGGCAATTGTTTCTGCAAAGAGGAAATACTGCAGGAGAGCCAGGACTGGTTCTTTCAACTGATGCCAAGCCTAGACTTAAATGGAACCCTGAGCTCCATGAGAGATTTGTGGAGGCGGTGAATCAACTTGGTGGAGCAGACA TTATTGGATGTACACTAGCAGCAGAGAAAACATCAGAGGGCAATGGATCATCAATGAACATCGCAGCCCCGACAAATAA TTTCAGAACCATGCAGATTAATGAAGCACTCCAAATGCAAATTGAAGTACAAAGACAATTACATGAACAACTTGAG GTGCAAAGACACTTACAACTCCAAATAGAGGCACAGGGAAAGTATTTGCAGTCAGTGCTAGAGAAGGCCCAAGAGACTCTTGGGAAGCAGAACTTGGGCTCCGCAGGGCTAGAAGTTGCCAAATTCCAACTCTCCGAACTGGTCTCTAAAGTCTCAGGTGAATGCTTCAGCGACCCATTTCCAGGTCTGGAAGAAAATCCTCGCCTGCATATGTTTCAACTAAACCCAGCTCAACTTGCTGATTGTTCAGTAGATAGTTGCTTGACATCGTCTGAGGGATCACAAAGGGAGCAAGATACACATGCTGCCATTATGGGATTAAGAGTCTCTCATCAAGATTTTCCTTTATACGTGAAACAATTCGGAGAGCACACCAGGCTTGAACAGACACAAAATGCATGGCATGGTGATTTGAGTAAGCAGAAGACTTTTACTTCATCAAttttaagagattcacaaaggGCATCTTTCCCAATCCAGAGGGACCTAAACATTATACAAGCCAGTGTTAagcctcaaagagaaattagggaCAGTGGAACTGTTCCTGAGGCACGAAAGAAGGACAGAGATGATGAAGACATGTTTCTTGAACACACAAGCAGCAAGAGAGCAGCAGTCAAACAGGAGAGTCGAAAGCAATCAGACGGGTTTGAACTGCCATGTCTTACAACAGACCTAGAACTGAAAATCCATGAAGACACTGAAGGTGCTTCAAGTTGTAAAAAATTTGACCTGAATGGCTTCAGTTGGAACTGA
- the LOC103989649 gene encoding cyclic dof factor 1 yields the protein MSEAKDPAIKLFGTTIPVVASSPTRIADAEDSEVEAADTEPVVSAAEGQKDASEEVDNVLATEADEEDEGAPISSSGLTSSHKDEVNKTSIADEKAAEKGKSEDTKTETDCSTQEKVLKKPDKILPCPRCNSMDTKFCYYNNYNVNQPRHFCKNCQRYWTAGGTMRNVPVGAGRRKSKHSVALQCRSLVIPSTGLQSTQPDTPNSTHHQRALPCVPTSPAGPLIGNGTVPRFGQEVPLCESVASVLGIRGEQGETADSGSTIRGDNRGEPCCASSDMERSSVQVHCNGLATWAYPWRPTWNDVAAMEAHSCRPENGDWRSVPWGAGAVMAATLPFPLMAAPFWGFTAWPNGTWNVSSTSNRGCSGNDSATLGKHSRDSNLESEAETMEKSLWVPKTLRIDDPEEAAKSSIWAALGIKPDMGGIIFQSKAEKRANKSDVARILHANPAALSRFESFQEST from the exons ATGTCCGAGGCCAAGGACCCCGCGATCAAGCTCTTCGGCACCACCATCCCCGTGGTGGCTTCCTCTCCGACCAGGATTGCGGATGCTGAGGACTCCGAGGTTGAGGCGGCGGACACGGAGCCCGTCGTGTCTGCGGCCGAGGGGCAGAAA GATGCATCTGAAGAAGTCGACAATGTTTTGGCTACAGAAGCTGATGAAGAGGATGAAGGTGCACCAATCAGTTCATCTGGTTTGACCAGTAGCCATAAAGATGAAGTCAACAAAACCTCCATTGCAGATGAAAAAGCAGCAGAAAAAGGCAAATCTGAGGACACCAAAACTGAGACTGATTGCTCGACACAAGAAAAGGTTCTCAAGAAACCGGATAAGATTCTACCGTGCCCGCGCTGTAATAGCATGGACACCAAATTCTGCTATTACAACAACTACAATGTTAACCAACCGAGACACTTCTGCAAGAACTGCCAGAGGTATTGGACTGCCGGAGGAACAATGAGGAACGTCCCTGTGGGTGCCGGCAGGCGTAAGAGCAAGCATTCGGTGGCTTTACAGTGTCGGAGCTTGGTGATTCCTTCAACCGGGTTACAGTCTACTCAACCGGACACTCCGAACTCGACTCATCATCAACGAGCTCTCCCGTGTGTGCCGACGTCCCCTGCAGGACCTCTGATCGGAAATGGCACCGTCCCTAGATTTGGACAAGAGGTTCCTCTCTGCGAGTCCGTGGCCTCTGTGCTCGGTATCAGAGGAGAGCAAGGTGAGACTGCCGATTCTGGCTCCACGATACGTGGAGACAACAGGGGGGAGCCTTGCTGTGCATCTTCTGACATGGAACGAAGCAGCGTGCAAGTTCACTGCAACGGACTTGCTACCTGGGCGTATCCATGGAGACCAACTTGGAACGATGTGGCTGCCATGGAAGCGCATTCTTGCAGACCAGAGAATGGCGATTGGAGATCGGTTCCGTGGGGTGCCGGAGCGGTGATGGCAGCAACACTCCCTTTCCCTCTCATGGCAGCTCCATTTTGGGGCTTCACCGCCTGGCCAAATGGGACGTGGAATGTATCTTCTACGAGCAACAGAGGTTGTTCAGGAAATGACTCGGCGACTTTGGGGAAGCATTCCAGAGATAGCAACTTAGAGAGCGAGGCGGAGACGATGGAGAAGTCTTTGTGGGTTCCGAAGACTCTTAGGATAGATGATCCAGAGGAGGCTGCAAAGAGTTCGATATGGGCTGCGTTAGGTATCAAGCCTGACATGGGTGGTATCATCTTCCAGTCCAAGGCCGAGAAGAGAGCTAATAAGTCGGATGTCGCACGTATATTGCATGCAAATCCTGCTGCATTGTCCAGATTCGAGTCATTCCAAGAAAGCACATAG